From the genome of Mesorhizobium japonicum MAFF 303099, one region includes:
- a CDS encoding 2Fe-2S iron-sulfur cluster-binding protein — protein sequence MTKLTFIAHDGTQFDVDAENGSTVMENAIRNAVPGIEAECGGACACATCHVYVDEAWTAEVGEPEAMEEDMLDFAYDVQPNSRLSCQIKVRDALDGLVVRVPERQG from the coding sequence ATGACCAAGCTGACCTTCATCGCCCATGACGGCACACAATTCGACGTGGATGCCGAAAACGGCTCGACGGTCATGGAAAACGCTATCCGCAACGCCGTGCCGGGGATCGAGGCGGAATGCGGCGGCGCCTGCGCCTGCGCCACCTGCCATGTCTATGTCGACGAAGCCTGGACGGCGGAAGTGGGCGAGCCGGAGGCGATGGAAGAAGACATGCTGGACTTCGCCTACGACGTCCAGCCGAACTCGCGGCTGTCCTGCCAGATCAAGGTACGCGACGCGCTCGACGGCCTGGTGGTGCGGGTGCCCGAGCGCCAGGGCTGA
- a CDS encoding AraC family transcriptional regulator produces MTDHSSRPSPPPHIPIDALSEILQDFRLSGVNYGRCELRHPWSIEFPQQSLLRFHFVGQGPCWIHTEAEGWQELRDGDLALLPQGIAHRLASAPDVAGGSLDDCRVTKLGSNVCEVVREGTGATSTLFCGSMALGACALNPLITLMPPIIKGCDVAGNDPVVGPLLTAMTVEAAQPQMGSATILSRMADLLTARLIRCWVNCTGASTTGWLAAIRDPHIGRALAAMHRDPGHNWTLESLASLAGQSRSIFAERFSAVLGEGAARYLARLRMQLARELLGQNGLSVAEVAARLGYDSEASFARAFKRITNVSPGVVRRTIPGRMDMNFGL; encoded by the coding sequence ATGACCGACCATTCGTCCCGGCCGTCTCCGCCGCCGCATATTCCGATCGATGCGCTCAGCGAAATCCTACAAGACTTTCGCTTGAGTGGCGTCAATTATGGCCGCTGCGAGCTCCGACATCCCTGGAGCATAGAATTTCCGCAACAATCGCTGCTTCGTTTTCACTTTGTCGGTCAGGGTCCATGCTGGATCCATACCGAAGCGGAAGGCTGGCAGGAGTTGCGCGATGGCGATCTGGCGCTGCTGCCGCAAGGCATCGCCCATCGGCTGGCCAGCGCGCCGGACGTTGCAGGCGGCTCGCTCGATGATTGCCGGGTGACCAAGTTGGGGAGCAACGTCTGCGAAGTCGTACGGGAAGGCACGGGCGCGACAAGCACCCTTTTCTGCGGCTCAATGGCCTTGGGCGCCTGTGCGTTAAATCCATTGATCACGCTGATGCCGCCCATCATCAAGGGTTGCGACGTGGCCGGCAATGATCCGGTCGTTGGTCCTCTGCTGACGGCCATGACCGTGGAGGCCGCGCAACCGCAGATGGGCAGCGCCACCATCTTGTCGCGTATGGCGGACTTGCTGACGGCCCGGCTCATTCGCTGCTGGGTCAATTGCACGGGAGCTTCGACCACCGGTTGGCTCGCTGCCATCCGCGACCCCCATATTGGCCGCGCTCTGGCAGCCATGCACAGAGACCCCGGCCATAATTGGACGCTCGAAAGCCTCGCCAGCCTGGCAGGCCAATCGCGCTCGATTTTCGCCGAGCGCTTCAGCGCTGTATTGGGAGAGGGGGCTGCACGCTATCTCGCCCGTTTGCGCATGCAGCTTGCCCGCGAGTTGTTGGGGCAAAACGGCTTGTCGGTGGCCGAGGTTGCTGCTCGCTTGGGCTATGATTCCGAGGCGTCCTTCGCTCGCGCCTTCAAGCGCATCACCAATGTCTCGCCTGGCGTTGTGCGTCGCACAATTCCCGGACGAATGGACATGAATTTCGGATTGTGA
- a CDS encoding NAD(P)/FAD-dependent oxidoreductase, which produces MTGIISTDVLIVGAGPVGLFAVFELGLFDMKCHLIDILDKPGGQCAELYPEKPIYDIPGWPSISAQGLVDKLLEQIHPFKPDFTYNRMVSSLEKLEDGSFRVTTDENEVFEAKVVVIAAGGGSFQPKRPPIPGIEPYEGKSVFYSVRRMEDFRGHDLVIVGGGDSALDWTLNLQPVAKSVTLVHRRPEFRAAPDSVNKMYAMQEMKQLEFRVGQVTGLTGADGQLSSATIKGGPDGDIEVPCTRMLPFFGLTMKLGPIAEWGLNLHENLIPVDTEKFQTSVPGIFAVGDINSYPGKLKLILSGFHEVALMAQAAKRIVSPGERIVFQYTTSSTSLQKKLGVVG; this is translated from the coding sequence ATGACCGGGATCATCAGTACGGACGTTCTCATTGTCGGGGCAGGGCCAGTCGGCTTGTTCGCCGTGTTCGAGCTCGGCCTGTTCGACATGAAATGCCACCTGATCGATATCCTCGACAAACCCGGCGGCCAATGCGCGGAACTCTATCCGGAAAAGCCGATCTACGACATTCCCGGCTGGCCCTCGATTTCAGCGCAAGGGCTGGTCGACAAGCTGCTCGAGCAGATCCATCCGTTCAAGCCCGACTTCACCTACAACCGCATGGTCTCCAGTCTCGAAAAGCTGGAAGACGGGAGCTTTCGCGTCACCACGGACGAGAACGAGGTGTTCGAGGCCAAGGTGGTGGTGATCGCCGCCGGCGGCGGCTCGTTCCAGCCCAAACGCCCGCCGATCCCGGGTATCGAGCCCTATGAGGGCAAGAGCGTCTTCTATTCGGTGCGCCGGATGGAGGATTTTCGCGGCCACGACCTTGTCATTGTCGGCGGCGGCGACTCGGCGCTCGACTGGACATTGAACCTGCAGCCAGTGGCCAAGAGCGTAACGCTGGTCCACCGGCGCCCTGAGTTCCGCGCGGCGCCCGACAGCGTCAACAAGATGTATGCCATGCAGGAGATGAAGCAGCTGGAATTCAGGGTCGGCCAGGTGACCGGTTTGACCGGCGCCGATGGCCAATTGTCCTCGGCCACCATCAAAGGCGGTCCGGACGGCGATATCGAAGTGCCATGCACGCGCATGCTGCCCTTCTTCGGCCTGACGATGAAGCTCGGGCCGATCGCGGAGTGGGGGCTCAATCTCCACGAGAACCTGATCCCGGTCGACACCGAGAAGTTCCAGACATCGGTGCCCGGCATTTTCGCGGTCGGCGACATCAACTCGTATCCGGGCAAGCTGAAGCTGATCCTGTCGGGTTTTCATGAGGTGGCGCTTATGGCACAGGCCGCCAAGCGCATCGTCAGCCCCGGCGAGCGGATCGTGTTCCAGTATACGACCTCGTCGACCAGCCTGCAGAAGAAGCTCGGCGTGGTGGGGTAA
- the folK gene encoding 2-amino-4-hydroxy-6-hydroxymethyldihydropteridine diphosphokinase, translated as MSGPSNTVYLSLGGNLGDPAASMAAALRILDADTDTRVTAVSSLYRTPPWGKLDQPDFLNAAAELSTRLSPRALLDLCLDAERKLKRVREERWGPRLIDIDILVFGDRVIHETGLEVPHPRMLERAFVLAPLAEIAPDLAVGGRSVSERLSAVDAAGIERLPSGRDWWLT; from the coding sequence TTGTCTGGCCCGAGTAACACCGTCTACCTCAGCCTCGGCGGCAATCTGGGCGATCCGGCGGCCTCGATGGCGGCGGCGCTGCGCATTCTCGATGCCGATACGGATACGCGCGTCACCGCCGTCTCGTCGCTCTACCGCACGCCGCCTTGGGGCAAGCTCGACCAGCCGGATTTCCTTAATGCCGCGGCCGAACTGTCGACGCGGCTCTCGCCACGGGCGCTGCTCGACCTCTGCCTCGATGCCGAGCGGAAGCTGAAGCGGGTGCGCGAGGAGCGCTGGGGGCCGCGCCTGATCGATATCGACATCCTGGTGTTCGGTGACCGCGTCATCCACGAGACGGGCCTGGAAGTGCCGCATCCGCGCATGCTGGAGCGGGCCTTCGTGCTGGCGCCGCTGGCCGAGATCGCGCCGGATCTTGCCGTCGGCGGGCGAAGCGTGTCGGAGCGGCTCAGCGCCGTCGACGCCGCCGGAATCGAGCGGTTGCCGTCCGGCCGGGATTGGTGGCTGACCTAA
- a CDS encoding DUF924 family protein — translation MELDSGALSVTKFWRDAGEDAWFEKNDAFDGDFRDRFLDLHYAAARRECDAWSNHAEGSLALMILLDQFPRNCFRGTGHMYATDPLAKHFAEKAVAAGHDLALEPELRVFLYLPFEHAENLADQDISVELHTARAEFNLKYALEHRDIIKRFGRFPHRNRMLGRETTPQEQAFLDEGGFSG, via the coding sequence ATGGAACTGGACAGCGGAGCCCTGTCGGTCACCAAATTCTGGCGCGACGCCGGCGAGGATGCATGGTTCGAGAAGAACGACGCTTTCGATGGCGATTTTCGCGACCGCTTTCTCGACCTGCACTATGCCGCCGCGCGGCGTGAATGCGATGCCTGGTCGAACCATGCCGAAGGTTCGCTGGCGCTGATGATCCTGCTCGACCAGTTTCCGCGCAATTGCTTCCGCGGCACCGGCCATATGTATGCCACCGATCCGTTGGCGAAGCATTTCGCTGAAAAGGCGGTCGCTGCCGGGCATGATCTGGCGCTGGAACCGGAACTCCGCGTGTTCCTGTATTTGCCGTTCGAACATGCCGAAAACCTTGCCGACCAGGACATTTCGGTCGAACTGCACACCGCCAGGGCCGAGTTCAACCTGAAATACGCGCTGGAGCATCGCGACATCATCAAGCGCTTCGGCCGGTTTCCGCATCGCAACAGGATGCTTGGCCGCGAGACGACACCGCAAGAGCAGGCGTTTCTCGACGAAGGTGGGTTTTCGGGCTGA
- the folB gene encoding dihydroneopterin aldolase, with protein sequence MYVIRLKNCAFFARHGVLDEEEALGQRFYVDAVLSVEPGRALVDDAIEETVNYGIAFTVIEKIITGERRFLIEALAMEVAKALTERFPQIRRAEITVRKPNAPVPGVLDYVEVTVVWPE encoded by the coding sequence ATGTATGTCATCCGCCTGAAGAACTGCGCCTTCTTTGCCCGGCATGGCGTCCTCGACGAAGAGGAGGCGCTCGGCCAGCGTTTCTATGTCGATGCAGTGTTGTCGGTCGAACCCGGGCGCGCGCTTGTCGACGACGCGATCGAGGAAACCGTCAACTACGGCATTGCCTTCACGGTGATCGAAAAGATCATCACCGGCGAACGGCGCTTCCTGATCGAGGCCCTCGCCATGGAAGTGGCAAAGGCGCTGACGGAGCGGTTTCCCCAGATCAGGAGGGCCGAAATCACCGTGCGCAAGCCAAACGCACCGGTGCCTGGCGTGCTCGATTATGTCGAGGTGACCGTTGTCTGGCCCGAGTAA
- a CDS encoding DUF922 domain-containing Zn-dependent protease, with protein sequence MMKRSLLCALLLAATAVPAGAANLVKTYSYFSIGGSTLEDIEKQLSKHGPQVKSTGSRHPGATQMAFTTRISYARQAGSCRIADAAVTVKVKVILPEWRRPRKAEPEVKLFWDTLAADIKRHEERHVEIAKNYGRELENALKATYPRTDCGTAKAKAAEITAAVLARHDRAQVQFDRVESVNFESRILRLMRYRIQRIENGQLPPPP encoded by the coding sequence ATGATGAAACGATCCCTGCTTTGCGCGCTGCTGCTCGCCGCCACCGCTGTTCCGGCGGGAGCGGCCAATCTGGTGAAGACATACAGCTATTTTTCGATCGGCGGCAGCACGCTCGAAGACATCGAGAAGCAGCTCTCCAAACATGGGCCGCAGGTCAAAAGCACGGGCTCGCGCCACCCCGGCGCCACCCAGATGGCCTTCACCACCCGCATTAGCTACGCCAGGCAGGCTGGCTCCTGCCGGATCGCTGACGCCGCCGTGACCGTCAAGGTCAAGGTGATCCTTCCCGAATGGCGCCGCCCGCGCAAGGCGGAACCCGAGGTGAAGCTGTTCTGGGACACGCTGGCCGCCGACATCAAGCGCCATGAAGAACGCCATGTCGAGATCGCCAAGAACTATGGCCGCGAGCTGGAAAACGCGCTGAAGGCGACCTATCCGCGGACGGATTGCGGTACGGCCAAGGCCAAGGCGGCTGAGATCACCGCCGCCGTTCTCGCCAGGCACGACCGCGCCCAGGTGCAGTTCGATCGCGTCGAAAGCGTCAATTTCGAAAGCCGTATCCTGCGGCTCATGCGCTACCGCATCCAGCGCATCGAGAACGGCCAGTTGCCGCCACCGCCCTGA
- a CDS encoding Hpt domain-containing protein — protein sequence MRGESGIAFSMPGGDVSGTRQSRPVDLAHLARQTMGDRALEQEVLALFVQQALSVRDKIVDADLKDRLLLAHGLKGSARGVGAFAIADCATEIERQPEDGQTLNRLGKLIDEVRDFIAAINR from the coding sequence ATGCGTGGCGAAAGCGGCATTGCCTTCTCAATGCCCGGAGGCGACGTCTCGGGAACCAGGCAGTCCCGACCGGTCGATTTGGCACACCTTGCCCGGCAGACGATGGGCGACCGCGCCCTCGAGCAAGAGGTGCTGGCGCTGTTTGTACAGCAGGCGCTGTCGGTACGCGACAAAATAGTCGATGCCGATCTCAAGGACCGGCTTCTGCTGGCGCATGGGTTGAAGGGGTCCGCTCGCGGCGTCGGCGCCTTTGCCATCGCCGATTGTGCCACCGAGATCGAGCGGCAGCCGGAAGACGGCCAGACCCTCAATCGGCTCGGCAAACTGATCGACGAAGTGCGCGATTTCATCGCCGCCATCAATCGCTGA
- a CDS encoding monovalent cation:proton antiporter-2 (CPA2) family protein: MAAETSGSDLIQVVALLAAGVVAVPIFKRMGLGSILGYLAAGVVIGPFGLRIFSESGAILHVAELGVVMFLFIIGLEMQPSRLWGLRREIFGLGALQVGVCAVLLTGVGMAGGFPVSQSFVAGAGFVLTSTAIVMQLLEERGEIASPKGQRIVSILLLEDLAIVPLLALIAFLAPGGADTSMSERLTEVGIGLAAIVGLVLAGRYLLNPFFRILADARAREVMTAAALLVVLGSALAMQLSGLSMAMGAFLAGVLLSESTFRHQLEADIEPFRGILLGLFFLAVGMSLDLHVVAANWRLIAVYVVAYMVMKALGIYIVARILKTGHREALERAVFMAQGGEFAFVLYSAAAAVGIIDNQANATLTAIVIISMVLTPLAIIALRYVTPRDEQSLDGVDVADGLTGSVLIIGFGRFGQIASQPLLLRGIDVSIIDNDVEMIQAAADFGFKVYYGDGTRLDILHAAGAGRARAVLICVDKADAAVRIVQLIKAEFPLLTVLARAFDRGTALQLIRAGVDYQLRETFESALVFGGSALESLGVDPEDVAETIEDVRRRDTERFETQLAEGIRAGQRFLRGNIGTPIPTPLSTPRRPGQALNEETAGVLHKSETAD; encoded by the coding sequence ATGGCAGCGGAAACATCAGGCAGCGATCTCATTCAGGTGGTGGCGCTGCTTGCCGCTGGGGTCGTCGCCGTCCCCATCTTCAAGCGCATGGGCCTCGGCTCGATCCTGGGCTATCTGGCCGCCGGCGTGGTGATCGGCCCGTTTGGCCTTCGCATCTTTTCCGAATCGGGAGCCATCCTCCACGTCGCCGAGCTCGGCGTCGTCATGTTCCTGTTCATCATCGGGCTGGAAATGCAGCCGTCGCGGCTTTGGGGCCTACGCCGCGAAATCTTCGGGCTCGGTGCGCTGCAGGTCGGGGTCTGCGCGGTTCTGTTGACCGGCGTGGGAATGGCCGGCGGTTTTCCAGTCTCGCAATCCTTTGTCGCCGGGGCCGGTTTCGTGCTGACCTCGACGGCGATCGTCATGCAGCTTCTCGAGGAACGTGGCGAAATCGCCTCGCCGAAAGGCCAGCGCATCGTCTCCATCTTGCTGCTGGAAGATCTGGCCATCGTGCCGCTGCTGGCCCTGATCGCGTTCCTGGCGCCCGGTGGTGCCGACACCAGCATGTCGGAGCGGTTGACCGAGGTCGGCATCGGCCTTGCCGCGATCGTCGGGCTGGTGCTGGCGGGCCGCTATCTGCTCAACCCCTTCTTCCGCATCCTGGCGGATGCCCGAGCCCGCGAGGTGATGACGGCCGCGGCATTGCTGGTCGTGCTCGGATCGGCGCTCGCCATGCAGCTCAGCGGGCTGTCGATGGCGATGGGCGCGTTCCTGGCCGGCGTGCTTCTGTCCGAATCGACCTTCCGCCATCAGCTGGAAGCCGACATCGAGCCGTTCCGCGGCATCTTGCTCGGCCTGTTCTTCCTGGCGGTCGGCATGTCGCTCGACCTGCATGTGGTGGCCGCGAACTGGAGGCTGATCGCTGTCTATGTCGTCGCCTACATGGTCATGAAGGCTCTTGGCATCTACATCGTCGCCCGCATCCTCAAGACCGGCCATCGCGAAGCGCTGGAACGCGCCGTCTTCATGGCGCAGGGCGGCGAATTCGCCTTCGTCCTCTACTCCGCTGCCGCTGCCGTCGGCATCATCGACAACCAGGCCAACGCGACGCTGACGGCGATCGTCATCATTTCCATGGTGCTGACGCCACTGGCGATCATCGCCTTGCGCTATGTCACCCCGCGCGACGAGCAGTCGCTCGACGGGGTCGATGTCGCCGACGGCCTGACCGGCAGCGTGTTGATCATCGGTTTCGGCCGCTTCGGCCAGATCGCCAGCCAACCACTGCTGCTGCGCGGCATCGATGTGTCGATCATCGACAATGATGTCGAGATGATCCAGGCGGCGGCCGATTTCGGCTTCAAGGTCTATTATGGTGATGGCACGCGGCTGGATATCCTGCACGCGGCCGGAGCCGGCCGGGCGCGCGCCGTGCTGATCTGCGTCGACAAGGCCGATGCGGCCGTCCGTATTGTCCAGTTGATCAAGGCGGAATTTCCGCTGCTCACCGTGCTGGCCCGGGCTTTCGACCGCGGCACGGCGCTGCAGCTCATCCGCGCCGGCGTCGACTATCAGTTGCGCGAGACTTTCGAATCGGCACTGGTTTTCGGCGGCTCGGCCCTGGAATCGCTCGGCGTTGATCCCGAAGATGTGGCCGAGACGATCGAGGACGTCAGGCGCCGCGACACCGAACGTTTCGAAACCCAGCTCGCGGAAGGCATTCGCGCAGGCCAGCGCTTCCTGCGGGGCAATATCGGCACGCCGATTCCGACACCGCTCTCCACGCCGCGCCGTCCTGGTCAGGCCCTCAACGAGGAGACGGCCGGCGTTCTGCACAAATCCGAAACAGCCGACTGA
- a CDS encoding MDR family MFS transporter: MDQAVDKQTMAAAATPLTESEKNAIIGGVLLSMLLAALDQTIIAPAMPTIARALGHAEYLPWMVTGYLLTATAVAPLYGKISDVYGRRPTIYAAILIFLVGSLVSAMAPNMFVLVIGRAIQGAGGGGLFALAQTVIGDLVPPRERARYAAWVSGTWAVASIAGPLLGGTFAEHLHWSLIFWINIPLGLLAMAIINKPLKKLPIAAKHHRIDGLGALLLVIATALLLLALNWGGSTYAWFSREIVGLVAGSAVFWALFAIRLMGATEPLISLEVLGNPIVLAGALSMFLLQAANIGASVYLPVYLQTVIGLSVSESGMAMLGLLLGTVAGAATSGRLIPRFVHYKRIAMIGITLAIVSIGLLSAIAGHASLLEVEILTTLIGLGSGTTFPVATVSVQNAVDRTHLGVATGVLTFLRTLGGALGVALLGAVAIGYGLPLSAEGSQTHIQLTSALPFVMIFITAGITLVLALVAMMLMPEKALRGRDEVAAPVLAE; this comes from the coding sequence ATGGACCAGGCTGTCGACAAGCAGACCATGGCGGCTGCCGCCACGCCGCTGACCGAAAGCGAGAAGAACGCCATCATCGGCGGCGTTCTTCTGTCGATGCTGTTGGCGGCGCTTGACCAGACCATCATCGCACCCGCAATGCCGACCATCGCGCGGGCGCTCGGCCACGCCGAGTATCTGCCCTGGATGGTCACCGGCTATCTCCTGACCGCGACCGCCGTGGCGCCGCTCTACGGCAAGATTTCCGACGTCTATGGCCGCCGCCCGACCATTTACGCGGCGATCCTCATCTTCCTCGTCGGATCGCTGGTCAGCGCCATGGCCCCCAACATGTTCGTGCTGGTGATAGGGCGCGCGATCCAGGGTGCCGGCGGCGGCGGCCTGTTTGCGCTGGCGCAAACCGTGATCGGCGACCTCGTGCCGCCGCGCGAACGCGCACGTTACGCGGCCTGGGTCTCGGGCACCTGGGCCGTCGCCAGTATTGCCGGGCCACTGCTGGGCGGCACCTTTGCCGAGCACCTGCACTGGTCGCTGATCTTCTGGATCAACATTCCGCTTGGGCTTTTGGCCATGGCGATCATCAACAAGCCGCTGAAGAAGCTGCCGATCGCGGCCAAACATCACCGCATCGACGGGTTGGGCGCCCTGCTTCTGGTTATCGCCACGGCACTTCTGCTTCTGGCGCTCAACTGGGGCGGGAGCACCTATGCGTGGTTTTCGCGCGAAATTGTCGGGCTCGTGGCCGGTTCGGCCGTGTTCTGGGCCCTGTTCGCAATAAGGCTGATGGGGGCGACCGAGCCGTTGATCTCGCTCGAAGTGCTGGGCAACCCGATCGTGCTCGCCGGTGCGCTATCGATGTTCCTGCTGCAGGCGGCGAATATCGGCGCTTCGGTCTACCTGCCGGTCTATCTGCAAACCGTGATCGGGCTTTCCGTCAGCGAATCGGGAATGGCCATGCTCGGCCTTTTGCTCGGCACGGTCGCCGGTGCTGCTACAAGCGGCCGCCTGATCCCTCGCTTCGTGCACTACAAGCGCATCGCCATGATCGGCATCACCTTGGCCATTGTCAGCATCGGCTTGCTCAGTGCCATTGCCGGACACGCCTCGCTGCTCGAGGTCGAGATCCTGACCACCCTGATCGGCCTGGGCAGCGGAACGACATTCCCGGTCGCGACCGTCTCCGTCCAGAACGCCGTCGATCGAACTCATCTCGGGGTTGCGACCGGCGTGCTGACCTTCCTGCGTACGCTGGGTGGCGCGCTGGGCGTCGCCCTGCTCGGCGCGGTCGCGATCGGCTATGGCCTGCCGCTCTCCGCCGAGGGCTCGCAGACACATATCCAGCTGACCTCAGCCCTGCCGTTCGTAATGATCTTCATCACCGCCGGCATCACCCTGGTGCTGGCGCTTGTCGCCATGATGCTGATGCCGGAAAAGGCGCTGCGCGGACGCGACGAGGTGGCCGCGCCCGTCCTCGCGGAATAG
- a CDS encoding MFS transporter: protein MTDTTLQLEDAAIDVDAAAPATWDATIWFAVISLAATSFALVSAEFLPAGLLTPLARDLGISEGTAGQVVTATASVGAVTAMLSNVLIGRLNRKAVLVGLSALAVGSNILAALATDFWLLLLGRAGLGIALSAFWALSVAVVARLVGANATGRGMAIVTLGVSLATIAAPSMGALISDWLGWRSAMAMTAGLALLAMLLQLLSLPSLPATASNSLADVLRLTRRRGIQLGMLAILLLMTGHFAGSVYVRPFLEHVTLLATGPIALALLGFGIAAVIGNIAGGRMADANIHVALVVNAALMAFAALALVLWGVHIGVAFGFATLWGFAFGMAPVVLPTNLSRAAPDALEAAGSLMVASFQVAITIGAVVGGYAVDTYGPTAPLTVTAILAASTAVLALLQPRG, encoded by the coding sequence GTGACAGACACGACATTACAGCTTGAAGATGCGGCGATAGACGTTGATGCGGCTGCGCCGGCCACGTGGGACGCAACCATCTGGTTCGCGGTCATTTCATTGGCCGCCACCAGCTTTGCCCTGGTGTCAGCCGAATTTCTGCCGGCAGGTCTGCTGACGCCCCTGGCGCGCGATCTCGGCATCAGCGAAGGAACGGCCGGGCAGGTCGTCACCGCCACAGCTTCTGTCGGCGCCGTGACGGCCATGTTGAGCAATGTTCTCATCGGCCGATTAAACCGCAAGGCAGTGCTGGTTGGTCTCAGCGCCTTGGCCGTTGGTTCCAACATTCTTGCGGCGCTGGCGACCGATTTCTGGCTGTTGTTGCTGGGTCGGGCCGGACTGGGGATCGCTCTCAGCGCTTTCTGGGCGCTTTCGGTCGCCGTCGTGGCGAGGCTGGTTGGCGCCAATGCGACTGGGCGGGGCATGGCTATCGTCACCCTCGGCGTCTCGCTCGCAACCATAGCCGCACCGTCGATGGGCGCGTTGATCAGCGACTGGCTGGGTTGGCGCAGCGCCATGGCCATGACAGCGGGGTTGGCCTTGCTTGCCATGCTGCTGCAGTTGCTTAGCCTGCCGTCCTTGCCTGCAACGGCAAGCAATAGTCTTGCAGACGTCCTTCGGCTGACACGGCGGCGTGGCATTCAACTTGGTATGCTTGCTATCCTTTTGTTGATGACGGGGCATTTTGCCGGCTCGGTCTATGTGCGCCCCTTCCTCGAACATGTGACGCTCCTTGCAACCGGGCCAATTGCCCTGGCGTTGCTCGGATTTGGCATCGCCGCAGTGATCGGCAATATTGCTGGTGGCCGCATGGCCGACGCCAATATCCACGTGGCTCTCGTGGTTAACGCCGCATTGATGGCGTTTGCGGCGCTGGCATTGGTGCTCTGGGGCGTGCACATTGGCGTTGCCTTTGGCTTCGCTACGCTGTGGGGCTTCGCCTTCGGCATGGCGCCGGTGGTGCTGCCGACAAATTTGTCTCGCGCAGCGCCGGACGCGCTGGAAGCAGCGGGCAGCCTGATGGTCGCCTCTTTTCAGGTCGCCATCACCATCGGCGCGGTTGTCGGCGGCTATGCTGTGGACACCTATGGCCCTACGGCGCCTTTGACCGTGACTGCTATCCTTGCAGCATCGACAGCCG
- the folP gene encoding dihydropteroate synthase — protein sequence MTARRWQLAHGRHLDLGGKAVVVGILNVTPDSFSDGGLFDAPEAALAQARRMIGEGAGIIDVGGESTRPGAAAISASEEQARVLPVIEALARSGDVLISVDTYRADTARLAVAAGAHIVNDVWGLQREPDIARVAAETGAGLIIMHTGRDRKKLPDVIADQFAFLERSLEIARRNGIADDRIVLDPGFGFAKETAEENLDLMARFSELHALGFPLMAGTSRKRFIGTVTGRDAADRAPGTAATSVILRLKGAHLFRVHDVAINVDALAMADAMLARETAASER from the coding sequence ATGACGGCGAGGCGATGGCAGCTGGCGCATGGACGTCATCTCGACCTTGGCGGCAAGGCCGTGGTCGTCGGCATTCTCAACGTCACCCCCGACAGCTTTTCCGACGGCGGCCTGTTCGACGCGCCCGAAGCGGCGCTGGCCCAGGCGCGGCGCATGATCGGGGAAGGGGCAGGGATCATCGATGTCGGTGGAGAATCGACACGGCCGGGTGCCGCCGCCATCTCGGCCAGCGAGGAACAGGCGCGTGTCCTGCCGGTGATCGAGGCGCTGGCGCGCTCCGGTGACGTGCTGATTTCGGTCGATACCTATCGTGCCGACACCGCGCGGCTGGCCGTGGCTGCCGGCGCGCATATCGTCAACGATGTCTGGGGCCTGCAGCGCGAGCCCGATATCGCGCGGGTCGCCGCCGAAACCGGAGCCGGGCTCATCATCATGCACACCGGACGGGATCGAAAGAAACTGCCCGACGTGATCGCCGACCAGTTTGCTTTCCTGGAAAGATCACTGGAGATCGCCCGCCGCAACGGCATTGCGGACGATCGCATCGTGCTCGATCCCGGTTTCGGCTTCGCCAAGGAGACGGCTGAGGAAAATCTCGACCTGATGGCGCGGTTTTCCGAGCTCCATGCGCTTGGCTTTCCGCTGATGGCAGGCACTTCGCGAAAACGCTTCATCGGCACCGTCACTGGCCGCGACGCGGCCGACCGGGCCCCCGGAACGGCGGCGACCAGCGTCATTCTCAGGCTCAAGGGCGCGCATCTGTTTCGCGTCCACGATGTCGCAATCAACGTGGACGCTCTGGCCATGGCGGATGCTATGCTGGCGCGTGAAACTGCCGCATCGGAACGCTGA